The Achromobacter deleyi genome has a window encoding:
- a CDS encoding heavy metal sensor histidine kinase yields MKPPGMRSMQARLTLLLGAIALLVSSLAGATLFWALKREVERQEITEVSGKLELIDHLIDMQNSASGLHDLAATFDEMRAGQGQLGIWIVDAQGKVVYGGAAPETLESADGRQVVLQTQDGGRMRGLRVAMNDRILPGAQLTVAVSTRTSSQFLYAYGTALLLICALWVGATVVLAAWAVRRSMAPARRLSEQAARIQPDNLARRLPLEDTDRELHELVRSFNRTLDRLQAAYQQMEGFNADVAHELRTPLATLINGTQIMLSSPRDAAELRDALESNLEELEDLKTLVNDMLFLARADRGERAADLAPVSLAAEARRVAEYYEATLEEHGVQLRCEGDATVAANPGLVRRALANLISNAIKATPRGREIVLACSVSPAGARVEVRNPGAPIPPADLPRIFDRFFRSGQARAPRSEGHGLGLAIVRAIARMHGGDVDAASDAHGTVVGITLRGPEIPAGSANITET; encoded by the coding sequence ATGAAGCCTCCCGGCATGCGCTCCATGCAGGCGCGGTTGACCCTGCTGCTGGGCGCGATCGCCCTGCTGGTGTCCAGCCTGGCCGGCGCCACGCTGTTCTGGGCGCTCAAGCGCGAAGTGGAACGCCAGGAGATCACCGAAGTCAGCGGCAAGCTCGAACTGATCGACCACCTGATCGATATGCAGAACAGCGCCAGCGGCCTGCATGACCTGGCGGCCACCTTCGACGAGATGCGGGCCGGCCAGGGCCAGCTGGGCATCTGGATCGTGGACGCCCAGGGCAAGGTCGTCTACGGCGGGGCGGCCCCCGAGACGCTGGAGTCGGCGGATGGCAGGCAGGTCGTGCTGCAAACCCAGGACGGCGGCCGCATGCGCGGCTTGCGGGTGGCCATGAACGACCGCATCCTGCCGGGCGCGCAGCTGACCGTGGCGGTCAGCACGCGCACCAGTTCGCAGTTCCTCTATGCCTACGGCACCGCCCTGCTGCTGATCTGCGCGCTGTGGGTGGGCGCCACGGTGGTGCTGGCGGCCTGGGCCGTGCGGCGCAGCATGGCGCCGGCGCGCAGGCTTTCCGAGCAGGCCGCGCGCATCCAGCCCGACAACCTGGCGCGGCGCCTGCCGCTGGAAGACACCGACCGCGAGCTGCATGAACTGGTGCGCTCCTTTAACCGCACGCTGGACCGGCTGCAGGCGGCCTACCAGCAGATGGAGGGCTTCAACGCCGACGTGGCGCACGAGCTGCGCACGCCGCTGGCGACCCTCATCAACGGCACGCAGATCATGCTGTCCTCGCCGCGCGACGCGGCGGAACTGCGCGACGCGCTGGAATCCAACCTGGAAGAACTGGAAGACCTGAAGACCCTGGTCAACGACATGCTCTTCCTGGCCCGCGCCGACCGCGGCGAACGCGCCGCCGACCTGGCGCCGGTATCGCTGGCCGCCGAAGCCCGGCGCGTGGCGGAGTACTACGAAGCCACCCTGGAAGAGCACGGCGTGCAACTGCGCTGCGAGGGCGACGCCACCGTGGCCGCCAATCCGGGACTGGTGCGGCGCGCGCTGGCCAACCTGATTTCCAACGCCATCAAGGCCACCCCCCGGGGCCGGGAGATCGTGCTGGCCTGCTCGGTGTCCCCCGCCGGGGCGCGGGTGGAGGTGCGAAACCCGGGCGCGCCCATCCCGCCCGCCGACCTGCCGCGCATCTTCGACCGCTTCTTCCGGTCCGGCCAGGCCCGCGCCCCGCGTAGCGAAGGCCACGGGCTGGGGCTGGCCATCGTGCGCGCCATTGCGCGCATGCATGGCGGCGATGTCGACGCCGCATCGGACGCCCACGGCACCGTGGTCGGCATCACGCTGAGAGGGCCCGAGATCCCTGCCGGCTCCGCGAACATTACAGAAACGTAA
- a CDS encoding cupredoxin domain-containing protein translates to MNSTLLRITQAAALALTLSAGAAHAAGEHAGHAMPAAYAPIGKPGDATRVTRSIDVDMSDAMRFTPASIEVKAGETVRLNVRNSGKIRHELVLGTDADLKSHYDMMMKDPGMRHEEANAVSLEAGKSGQIVWRFDKAGKVSFGCLEPGHYAAGMKGSVSVL, encoded by the coding sequence GTGAACAGCACTCTGCTACGCATCACCCAAGCCGCCGCCCTGGCCCTTACGCTGTCCGCCGGCGCCGCCCATGCCGCGGGCGAACATGCCGGCCACGCCATGCCGGCCGCCTACGCCCCCATCGGCAAGCCGGGCGACGCCACCCGCGTCACGCGCAGCATCGACGTCGACATGTCGGACGCCATGCGCTTCACGCCCGCGAGCATCGAGGTCAAGGCGGGCGAGACCGTGCGCCTGAACGTGCGCAACTCCGGCAAGATCCGGCATGAGCTGGTTCTGGGCACCGACGCCGACCTGAAATCGCATTACGACATGATGATGAAGGACCCCGGCATGCGGCACGAGGAAGCCAACGCCGTGTCGCTCGAAGCCGGCAAGAGCGGCCAGATCGTGTGGCGCTTCGACAAGGCGGGCAAGGTGTCCTTCGGCTGCCTGGAGCCCGGCCACTACGCCGCCGGCATGAAGGGCTCGGTGTCGGTGCTCTGA